In Pongo abelii isolate AG06213 chromosome X, NHGRI_mPonAbe1-v2.0_pri, whole genome shotgun sequence, one DNA window encodes the following:
- the PNMA3 gene encoding paraneoplastic antigen Ma3 isoform X1 — translation MPLTLLQDWCRGEHLNTQRCMLILGIPEDCGEDEFEETLQEACRPLGRYRVIGRMFRREENAQAILLELAQDIDYALLPREIPGKGGPWEVIVKPRNSDGEFLNRLNRFLEEERRTVSDMNRVLGSDTNCSAPRVTISPEFWTWAQTLGAAVQPLLEQMLYRELRVFSGNTISIPGALAFDAWLEHTTEMLQMWQVPEGEKRRRLMECLRGPALQVVSGLRASNASITVEECLAALQQVFGPVESHKIAQVKLCKAYQEAGEKVSSFVLRLEPLLQRAVENNVVSRRNVNQTRLKRVLSGATLPDKLRDKLKLMKQRRKPPGFLALVKLLREEEEWEATLGPDRESLEGLEVAPRPPARITGVGAVPLPASGNSFDARPSQGYRRRRGRGQHRRGGVARAGSRGSRKRKRHTFCYSCGEDGHIRVQCINPSNLLLVKQKKQAAIESGNGKWAWDKSHPKSRAK, via the coding sequence ATGCCGTTGACCTTGTTACAGGACTGGTGTCGGGGGGAGCACCTGAACACCCAGAGGTGCATGCTCATCCTGGGGATCCCCGAGGACTGTGGCGAGGATGAGTTTGAGGAGACACTCCAGGAGGCTTGCAGGCCCCTGGGCCGATACAGGGTGATTGGCAGGATGTTTAGGAGGGAGGAGAACGCCCAGGCGATTCTACTGGAGCTGGCACAAGATATTGACTATGCTTTGCTCCCAAGGGAAATACCAGGAAAGGGGGGGCCCTGGGAAGTGATTGTAAAACCCCGTAACTCAGATGGGGAATTTCTCAACAGACTGAACCGCTTCTTAGAAGAGGAGAGGCGGACCGTGTCAGATATGAACCGAGTCCTCGGGTCGGACACCAATTGTTCGGCTCCAAGAGTGACTATATCACCAGAGTTCTGGACCTGGGCCCAGACTCTGGGGGCAGCAGTGCAGCCTCTGCTAGAACAAATGTTGTACCGAGAGCTAAGAGTGTTTTCTGGGAACACCATATCCATCCCAGGTGCACTGGCCTTTGATGCCTGGCTTGAGCACACCACTGAGATGCTACAGATGTGGCAGGTGCCCGAGGGGGAAAAGAGGCGGAGGCTGATGGAATGCTTACGGGGCCCTGCTCTTCAGGTGGTCAGTGGGCTCCGGGCCAGCAATGCTTCCATAACTGTGGAGGAGTGCCTGGCTGCCTTGCAGCAGGTTTTCGGACCTGTGGAGAGCCATAAAATTGCCCAGGTGAAGTTGTGTAAGGCCtatcaggaggcaggagagaaagTATCTAGCTTTGTGTTACGTTTGGAACCCCTGCTCCAAAGAGCTGTAGAAAACAATGTGGTATCACGTAGAAACGTGAATCAGACTCGCCTGAAACGAGTCTTAAGTGGGGCCACCCTTCCTGACAAACTCCGAGATAAGCTTAAGCTGATGAAACAGCGAAGGAAGCCTCCTGGTTTCCTGGCCCTGGTGAAGCTCCTGCGTGAGGAGGAGGAATGGGAGGCCACTTTAGGTCCAGATAGGGAGAGCCTGGAGGGGCTGGAAGTAGCCCCAAGGCCACCTGCCAGGATCACTGGGGTTGGGGCAGTACCTCTCCCTGCCTCTGGCAACAGTTTTGATGCAAGGCCTTCCCAGGGCTACCGGCGCCGGAGGGGCAGAGGCCAACACCGAAGGGGTGGCGTGGCAAGGGCTGGCTCTCGAGGCTCAAGAAAACGGAAACGCCACACATTCTGCTATAGCTGTGGGGAAGACGGCCACATCAGGGTACAGTGCATCAACCCCTCCAACCTGCTCTTGGTAAAGCAGAAGAAACAGGCTGCAATTGAGTCGGGAAACGGGAAGTGGGCTTGGGACAAGAGCCATCCCAAGTCCAGGGCCAAGTAG
- the PNMA3 gene encoding paraneoplastic antigen Ma3 isoform X2 codes for MPLTLLQDWCRGEHLNTQRCMLILGIPEDCGEDEFEETLQEACRPLGRYRVIGRMFRREENAQAILLELAQDIDYALLPREIPGKGGPWEVIVKPRNSDGEFLNRLNRFLEEERRTVSDMNRVLGSDTNCSAPRVTISPEFWTWAQTLGAAVQPLLEQMLYRELRVFSGNTISIPGALAFDAWLEHTTEMLQMWQVPEGEKRRRLMECLRGPALQVVSGLRASNASITVEECLAALQQVFGPVESHKIAQVKLCKAYQEAGEKVSSFVLRLEPLLQRAVENNVVSRRNVNQTRLKRVLSGATLPDKLRDKLKLMKQRRKPPGFLALVKLLREEEEWEATLGPDRESLEGLEVAPRPPARITGVGAVPLPASGNSFDARPSQGYRRRRGRGQHRRGGVARAGSRGSRKRKRHTFCYSCGEDGHIRVQCINPSNLLLAKETKEILEGGEREAQTNSR; via the exons ATGCCGTTGACCTTGTTACAGGACTGGTGTCGGGGGGAGCACCTGAACACCCAGAGGTGCATGCTCATCCTGGGGATCCCCGAGGACTGTGGCGAGGATGAGTTTGAGGAGACACTCCAGGAGGCTTGCAGGCCCCTGGGCCGATACAGGGTGATTGGCAGGATGTTTAGGAGGGAGGAGAACGCCCAGGCGATTCTACTGGAGCTGGCACAAGATATTGACTATGCTTTGCTCCCAAGGGAAATACCAGGAAAGGGGGGGCCCTGGGAAGTGATTGTAAAACCCCGTAACTCAGATGGGGAATTTCTCAACAGACTGAACCGCTTCTTAGAAGAGGAGAGGCGGACCGTGTCAGATATGAACCGAGTCCTCGGGTCGGACACCAATTGTTCGGCTCCAAGAGTGACTATATCACCAGAGTTCTGGACCTGGGCCCAGACTCTGGGGGCAGCAGTGCAGCCTCTGCTAGAACAAATGTTGTACCGAGAGCTAAGAGTGTTTTCTGGGAACACCATATCCATCCCAGGTGCACTGGCCTTTGATGCCTGGCTTGAGCACACCACTGAGATGCTACAGATGTGGCAGGTGCCCGAGGGGGAAAAGAGGCGGAGGCTGATGGAATGCTTACGGGGCCCTGCTCTTCAGGTGGTCAGTGGGCTCCGGGCCAGCAATGCTTCCATAACTGTGGAGGAGTGCCTGGCTGCCTTGCAGCAGGTTTTCGGACCTGTGGAGAGCCATAAAATTGCCCAGGTGAAGTTGTGTAAGGCCtatcaggaggcaggagagaaagTATCTAGCTTTGTGTTACGTTTGGAACCCCTGCTCCAAAGAGCTGTAGAAAACAATGTGGTATCACGTAGAAACGTGAATCAGACTCGCCTGAAACGAGTCTTAAGTGGGGCCACCCTTCCTGACAAACTCCGAGATAAGCTTAAGCTGATGAAACAGCGAAGGAAGCCTCCTGGTTTCCTGGCCCTGGTGAAGCTCCTGCGTGAGGAGGAGGAATGGGAGGCCACTTTAGGTCCAGATAGGGAGAGCCTGGAGGGGCTGGAAGTAGCCCCAAGGCCACCTGCCAGGATCACTGGGGTTGGGGCAGTACCTCTCCCTGCCTCTGGCAACAGTTTTGATGCAAGGCCTTCCCAGGGCTACCGGCGCCGGAGGGGCAGAGGCCAACACCGAAGGGGTGGCGTGGCAAGGGCTGGCTCTCGAGGCTCAAGAAAACGGAAACGCCACACATTCTGCTATAGCTGTGGGGAAGACGGCCACATCAGGGTACAGTGCATCAACCCCTCCAACCTGCTCTTG GCCAAGGAGACAAAAGAGATATTGGAAGGAGGGGAAAGAGAAGCCCAGACAAACAGCAGATGA